Proteins encoded by one window of Rutidosis leptorrhynchoides isolate AG116_Rl617_1_P2 chromosome 7, CSIRO_AGI_Rlap_v1, whole genome shotgun sequence:
- the LOC139856838 gene encoding probable protein phosphatase 2C 10, producing the protein MESICCLKFKGRHSSYSSGKGKNHEGNIKFGFELVKGKANHPMEDYHVARFMAVDDHEIGLFAIYDGHSGDRVPSYLQKHLFDNMLNESGFWVDPRRSITNAYEKTDEAILSHESELGRGGSTSVTAVLLNGKRLWVANLGDSRAVLSKGNKAIQMSTDHDPSAERVSIEHKGGFVSNMPGDVPRVNGQLAVSRAFGDISLKSHLRSDPAIQDTTVDTQTDLLVLASDGLWKVMDNQEAVDIATRVKDPQKAAKRLVAEALKRDSKDDISCVIVRFR; encoded by the exons ATGGAAAGTATATGCTGTTTAAAG TTTAAAGGAAGGCATTCATCATACAGTTCTGGGAAGGGAAAAAACCATGAGGGGAACATCAAGTTCGGTTTTGAGTTAGTGAAAGGAAAAGCTAACCATCCGATGGAGGATTATCATGTTGCTAGATTCATGGCTGTTGATGACCATGAGATCGGCCTTTTTGCCATTTATGACGGCCATTCTGGAGACCGTGTGCCTTCTTATCTTCAAAAGCATTTGTTTGATAACATGTTAAATGAG AGTGGGTTTTGGGTTGATCCTAGAAGATCGATAACCAATGCCTATGAGAAGACTGATGAAGCAATTCTTTCACATGAGTCGGAGTTAGGGCGAGGTGGGTCCACCTCGGTTACAGCTGTTCTTTTGAATGGTAAAAGGTTATGGGTAGCAAATTTGGGTGATTCTCGAGCTGTTTTATCAAAAGGGAACAAAGCAATACAGATGAGTACCGATCATGATCCTAGTGCCGAAAGGGTGAGTATCGAGCACAAAGGAGGGTTTGTCTCAAATATGCCAG GGGATGTCCCTCGAGTGAATGGACAGCTGGCAGTATCTCGCGCTTTTGGAGACATAAGCCTTAAATCTCATTTGCGATCGGACCCTGCTATTCAAGATACAACTGTTGATACCCAGACCGACCTTCTTGTGTTAGCCAGTGATGGTCTCTGGAAG GTGATGGATAATCAAGAAGCTGTTGACATTGCAACAAGAGTCAAGGATCCCCAGAAGGCAGCAAAGCGATTAGTAGCAGAAGCTTTAAAACGAGACAGTAAAGATGACATATCTTGTGTCATTGTTAGATTCAGATAA
- the LOC139857537 gene encoding uncharacterized protein isoform X1, with protein MSLAVTNSTVTDDGCSCEDGGDERKTCSQCNRKSKKTSLTSYSSSSALLSFDSFPVEEYDKRWRIFTASLKGFAIGAGIKGGLAIFAILARLRRRRSLSSAKKVQMASGGDDIILALKETARYGLFLGTYAGTFVSVDELIAALGGHRRTARWRALLAGAIAGPSMLLTGYKTQHTSLAVYILMRAAVLASRCGIKSKRFGHICKPLTWAHGDLFLMCLSSTQILCAYILKQDSLPQSYKSFLNKHGGKDPVILQGVRDIACGMPFTNLEKIQKYYKSTGVDVILDPQMKVPCSMTHGNQSCSWHAFSFFLQAYKRAVPVYLPVYLIPALIVHRQGLGKRPFTILAKGLFGTARSSLFLSTYCSSAWVWTCFLFRIFKRCNITMLALGTFPTGLSLAIEKKSRRIEISLYCLARAIESFFTTMSDIGYMPHFNYLKRVDVLIFSISTAIIMHCYATERDVFRSKYLNVLDWVFGVPLPPYDTTPRKKHETS; from the exons ATGTCGCTTGCGGTAACTAATTCCACCGTTACTGATGACGGTTGCTCATGCGAAGACGGGGGCGATGAACGGAAAACCTGTTCACAGTGCAATCGAAAATCCAAAAAGACTAGTCTAACGTCATATTCATCGTCATCCGCTTTACTTAGCTTCGATTCGTTTCCAGTTGAAGAATACGATAAACGATGGAGGATATTTACTGCTTCTCTCAAAGGCTTTGCAATTGGAGCTGGTATCAAAGGCGGCTTAGCTATTTTCGCAATCCTTGCACGATTACGTCGTCGACGATCATTATCTTCTGCTAA GAAGGTACAGATGGCTTCAGGTGGTGATGATATAATTTTGGCCCTGAAAGAAACGGCCAGATATGGTCTCTTTCTTGGCACTTATGCTGGGACATTTGTTTCAGTCGATGAGTTAATAGCTGCATTGGGAGGACATCGAAG AACAGCAAGATGGAGGGCTTTATTAGCAGGGGCAATAGCCGGACCATCAATGCTTCTCACTGGATATAAGACACAACATACAAGCTTAGCTGTCTATATCCTTATGCGAGCAGCTGTCCTTGCCTCGCGTTGTGGAATAAAGAGCAAGCGATTTGGGCATATATGTAAACCTCTCACTTGGGCCCATGGAGACCTATTTCTAATGTGTCTCTCATCTACCCAAATATT GTGCGCATACATATTAAAGCAGGATAGTTTACCTCAGTCATACAAATCATTTCTCAATAAACATGGCGGAAAGGACCCAGTCATCCTTCAAGGTGTTAGGGATATTGCTTGCGGCATGCCGTTTACTAATCTAGAAAAGATACAGAAGTACTACAAGAGTACAGGAGTAGATGTTATACTCGACCCCCAAATGAAAGTTCCTTGTTCG ATGACACACGGAAATCAATCATGTAGTTGGCATGCGTTTTCATTTTTTCTCCAAGCATACAAAAGAGCAGTACCTGTTTATCTTCCAGTTTATTTGATTCCTGCACTTATAGTACATCGTCAAGGACTTGGAAAACG GCCTTTCACAATATTGGCAAAAGGTCTTTTTGGTACTGCAAGATCAAGCTTGTTTCTCTCTACATACTGTAGTTCTGCATG GGTCTGGACATGCTTCCTATTCAGAATTTTCAAGAGATGTAACATCACCATGCTAGCACTGGGCACG TTCCCAACTGGTCTGAGTTTGGCAATTGAAAAGAAGAGCAGGAGAATAGAAATTTCACTCTACTGCCTTGCTCGAGCCATCGAAAGCTTCTTTACAACCATGTCTGACATAGGATACATGCCGCATTTTAACTACTTGAAAAGAGTAGATGTGTTAATATTCAGCATCTCAACAGCAATCATAATGCATTGTTACGCCACTGAAAGAGATGTTTTTCGATCCAAATACTTGAACGTGCTTGATTGGGTGTTTGGTGTGCCTCTTCCTCCATACGACACAACCCCCCGAAAAAAACACGAAACAagctga
- the LOC139857537 gene encoding uncharacterized protein isoform X2 — MASGGDDIILALKETARYGLFLGTYAGTFVSVDELIAALGGHRRTARWRALLAGAIAGPSMLLTGYKTQHTSLAVYILMRAAVLASRCGIKSKRFGHICKPLTWAHGDLFLMCLSSTQILCAYILKQDSLPQSYKSFLNKHGGKDPVILQGVRDIACGMPFTNLEKIQKYYKSTGVDVILDPQMKVPCSMTHGNQSCSWHAFSFFLQAYKRAVPVYLPVYLIPALIVHRQGLGKRPFTILAKGLFGTARSSLFLSTYCSSAWVWTCFLFRIFKRCNITMLALGTFPTGLSLAIEKKSRRIEISLYCLARAIESFFTTMSDIGYMPHFNYLKRVDVLIFSISTAIIMHCYATERDVFRSKYLNVLDWVFGVPLPPYDTTPRKKHETS; from the exons ATGGCTTCAGGTGGTGATGATATAATTTTGGCCCTGAAAGAAACGGCCAGATATGGTCTCTTTCTTGGCACTTATGCTGGGACATTTGTTTCAGTCGATGAGTTAATAGCTGCATTGGGAGGACATCGAAG AACAGCAAGATGGAGGGCTTTATTAGCAGGGGCAATAGCCGGACCATCAATGCTTCTCACTGGATATAAGACACAACATACAAGCTTAGCTGTCTATATCCTTATGCGAGCAGCTGTCCTTGCCTCGCGTTGTGGAATAAAGAGCAAGCGATTTGGGCATATATGTAAACCTCTCACTTGGGCCCATGGAGACCTATTTCTAATGTGTCTCTCATCTACCCAAATATT GTGCGCATACATATTAAAGCAGGATAGTTTACCTCAGTCATACAAATCATTTCTCAATAAACATGGCGGAAAGGACCCAGTCATCCTTCAAGGTGTTAGGGATATTGCTTGCGGCATGCCGTTTACTAATCTAGAAAAGATACAGAAGTACTACAAGAGTACAGGAGTAGATGTTATACTCGACCCCCAAATGAAAGTTCCTTGTTCG ATGACACACGGAAATCAATCATGTAGTTGGCATGCGTTTTCATTTTTTCTCCAAGCATACAAAAGAGCAGTACCTGTTTATCTTCCAGTTTATTTGATTCCTGCACTTATAGTACATCGTCAAGGACTTGGAAAACG GCCTTTCACAATATTGGCAAAAGGTCTTTTTGGTACTGCAAGATCAAGCTTGTTTCTCTCTACATACTGTAGTTCTGCATG GGTCTGGACATGCTTCCTATTCAGAATTTTCAAGAGATGTAACATCACCATGCTAGCACTGGGCACG TTCCCAACTGGTCTGAGTTTGGCAATTGAAAAGAAGAGCAGGAGAATAGAAATTTCACTCTACTGCCTTGCTCGAGCCATCGAAAGCTTCTTTACAACCATGTCTGACATAGGATACATGCCGCATTTTAACTACTTGAAAAGAGTAGATGTGTTAATATTCAGCATCTCAACAGCAATCATAATGCATTGTTACGCCACTGAAAGAGATGTTTTTCGATCCAAATACTTGAACGTGCTTGATTGGGTGTTTGGTGTGCCTCTTCCTCCATACGACACAACCCCCCGAAAAAAACACGAAACAagctga
- the LOC139857537 gene encoding uncharacterized protein isoform X3 yields MLLTGYKTQHTSLAVYILMRAAVLASRCGIKSKRFGHICKPLTWAHGDLFLMCLSSTQILCAYILKQDSLPQSYKSFLNKHGGKDPVILQGVRDIACGMPFTNLEKIQKYYKSTGVDVILDPQMKVPCSMTHGNQSCSWHAFSFFLQAYKRAVPVYLPVYLIPALIVHRQGLGKRPFTILAKGLFGTARSSLFLSTYCSSAWVWTCFLFRIFKRCNITMLALGTFPTGLSLAIEKKSRRIEISLYCLARAIESFFTTMSDIGYMPHFNYLKRVDVLIFSISTAIIMHCYATERDVFRSKYLNVLDWVFGVPLPPYDTTPRKKHETS; encoded by the exons ATGCTTCTCACTGGATATAAGACACAACATACAAGCTTAGCTGTCTATATCCTTATGCGAGCAGCTGTCCTTGCCTCGCGTTGTGGAATAAAGAGCAAGCGATTTGGGCATATATGTAAACCTCTCACTTGGGCCCATGGAGACCTATTTCTAATGTGTCTCTCATCTACCCAAATATT GTGCGCATACATATTAAAGCAGGATAGTTTACCTCAGTCATACAAATCATTTCTCAATAAACATGGCGGAAAGGACCCAGTCATCCTTCAAGGTGTTAGGGATATTGCTTGCGGCATGCCGTTTACTAATCTAGAAAAGATACAGAAGTACTACAAGAGTACAGGAGTAGATGTTATACTCGACCCCCAAATGAAAGTTCCTTGTTCG ATGACACACGGAAATCAATCATGTAGTTGGCATGCGTTTTCATTTTTTCTCCAAGCATACAAAAGAGCAGTACCTGTTTATCTTCCAGTTTATTTGATTCCTGCACTTATAGTACATCGTCAAGGACTTGGAAAACG GCCTTTCACAATATTGGCAAAAGGTCTTTTTGGTACTGCAAGATCAAGCTTGTTTCTCTCTACATACTGTAGTTCTGCATG GGTCTGGACATGCTTCCTATTCAGAATTTTCAAGAGATGTAACATCACCATGCTAGCACTGGGCACG TTCCCAACTGGTCTGAGTTTGGCAATTGAAAAGAAGAGCAGGAGAATAGAAATTTCACTCTACTGCCTTGCTCGAGCCATCGAAAGCTTCTTTACAACCATGTCTGACATAGGATACATGCCGCATTTTAACTACTTGAAAAGAGTAGATGTGTTAATATTCAGCATCTCAACAGCAATCATAATGCATTGTTACGCCACTGAAAGAGATGTTTTTCGATCCAAATACTTGAACGTGCTTGATTGGGTGTTTGGTGTGCCTCTTCCTCCATACGACACAACCCCCCGAAAAAAACACGAAACAagctga